A region of the Sinorhizobium arboris LMG 14919 genome:
CGCAATCGATGTCCTGCACGTCGACGGGCATATGCACCGCCCCCTGGCTGCCGTCGACCAGCACCGGAATGCCGCGCTCGCGAGCGATGCGGCAAATCTCCTTCACCGGGACCACCGTGCCTAGCGCATTCGACATGTGCGTGATGGCAATGAGCTTCGTCCGCTCCGTCAGGCATTTGACGAAATCCTCGATGTGGAACGCGCCGTCCTCGTCGACCGGCGCCCAGACGAGCTTCGCGCCCTGCCGCTCGCGGATAAAGTGCCACGGAACGATGTTGGAGTGATGCTCCATGATCGAAATGACGATTTCATCCCCGTCACCAAGCTTCGGCATTCCATAGCCATAGGCCACGGTGTTGATCGCCTCGGTCGAAGACTTGGTGAAGATTATGTTGTCGACCGATGGCGCATTCAGGAACCGACGAACCTTTTCGCGCGCCTGCTCGTAGGCCTCCGTCGCGGCATTCGACAGGAAGTGCAAGCCGCGATGGACGTTGGCATATTCGTTTGAATAGGCCTGGGCCACGGCGTCGATGACGAGTTGCGGCTTCTGCGCCGATGCACCGTTGTCGAGATAGACGAGCGGCTTGCCGTAGACCGTCCGCGAAAGGATCGGGAAGTCCTTTCTGACCGCTTCGACGTCGTAGGCCGCTACCGGCGGCGCAGGATGTTCCATATCTTTGTCCAATCAGGCATGTTTTTCGAGCCAGGCCGAGATAACGCCCTCGAGCGACTCGACCAGCGCCGCGTCGTCTTCCAATTCTTCGACGATCTCGGCGACGAAAGCATTGACCAGCATCGCACGTGCCTTGTTTTCCGGTATGCCGCGCGCGAGCATGTAGAAGAGCTGCGTGTGGTCGATATCGATAACCGTTGCACCGTGACCGCACTGTACGTCGTCTGCAAAGATTTCGAGTTCCGGCTTCGCAGAGAAGTCTGCGTCGTCGGACAAGAGCAGCGTGTTGCACGACATCTTCGCGTCGGTCTTCTGCGCGTCCTGCGCGACAAGGATCTTGCCCTGAAATACGCCCTTCGCCCGGTCGAAAACGACGTTGCGGATAATTTCGCTCGACGTCGTGTGCGGCACGTTGTGGCTCAGCGTGAACGTCAGGTCGGTGTGGCTGTCGCCGCCGAGCAGGTTGATCCCGCGCAGCGTGAGGTCGGCGCGCTCGCCGCTCGCACGGCCATGCAGTTCCTGACGGACCAGCTTCCCGCCGGCATTGATGACAAAGAGGTGCAGTTTCGCGTCCTTGCCGAGATCGAAGCGGATCTGGCCGAGATGGGTATCGGCCGGGCCCTGCTGCTGCAGGATGATCCAGATCACGTCGGCACCCTCGGCAAGCGTCACATCGCTTACCGAGGAAACGAAGCTTGCCTCGGCGTTGGTCGACAGATGGCGCTCGATCACGGTTGCTTTCGCGCCGGCGCCGAAGGAAACCGGAAAGCGCGTATGCGCCTGACCATGACTCTGAGCCACCTGGATTTCAATCGGAGCTTCGATCTCCGCGCCGGCGTCGACCGTGATCTCCAGTCCGCCGCGCACGAGCCCGCCATTGATCCGGCCGATCGCATCATCCGAGCCGAGCACGGAGAGCCCGGCTGCTGCCGAGCCGTCCAGAAGGCTCTCGGTATAAGAGCGCACCGTAAGCTGCTCGGGAACGCTCTTGATGTCCGCCTGCCCGTTGCGCACGGAGAGAACCGACGAACCCGGGACGACCGGCTCGACGCGCTCGGCGAAGGCAGTCGGATCGGCCGCGGGCACCGCCCGCAGCAGCGTCCGCAGGTCCGTATAGTGCCACGCTTCGACGCGACGCGTCGGCAGACCGGCGGTCTTCAACTCGTGAACCAGCGTATCTCGCAGTGACAGCACGGCCCCGTCGCCCGGCAAGTCGCCAATCTGCGCCGTATAGGCATCGACGAGCGCCGTTTCGGCCGCCGTCATCTTGATGGCCTGTTGCATATTCATTCGAACACTCCTTCGACAGGCGTCAGGCTGCCGCCTCGATGATATCCGCGTAGCCGTTGGCCTCGAGCTCGTGCGCCAGCGTCTTGTCGCCGGACTTGATGACCTGGCCCTTGTAGAGGACGTGGACGGTGTCCGGAACGATGTAGTTCAGCAGGCGCTGGTAGTGTGTGATGACGACCACCGCGCGATCTGGCGAGCGCAGCGCGTTGACGCCATCTGCGACGATCTTCAGCGCGTCAATGTCGAGGCCGGAGTCGGTTTCGTCGAGTACGCAGAGCTTCGGCTCGAGCAGAGCCATCTGCAGGATTTCGGCGCGCTTCTTCTCACCGCCCGAAAAGCCGACATTGAGCGGACGACGCAGCATTTCGGGCGCGATTTTCAGCTCCACTGCAGCTTCCTTGACGCGGCGCATGAATTCCGGCGTCGTCAATTCGTCTTCGCCGCGATACTTGCGCTGTTCGTTCATCGCCACCTTCAGGAACTGCATGGTGGCAACGCCCGGGATCTCGACCGGGTACTGGAATGCGAGGAAGATGCCCTTCGCAGCGCGTTCCGCAGCGTCGAGCTCCAGGATGCTTTCGCCGTTATAAAGAATGTCGCCTTCGGTGACTTCATAATCTTCGCGTCCAGACAGGATATAGGACAGCGTCGACTTGCCGGAGCCGTTGGGCCCCATGATGGCCGCGACTTCGCCGGCCTTCACCGTGAGGTTCAGCCCGCGGATGATCTCGGTGCCGTCCTCGGCGATGCGTGCGTGCAGGTTCTTGATTTCAAGCATATGCGTTCGTCCTCTTGGGAAACGAAATCTTCAATCGCGCAATCCGTGCGCCGGTTCGGTATTCGGCCGGGGCCTCAGCCCACGGAGCCTTCGAGCGAGATGCCGATCAGCTTCTGCGCCTCGACGGCGAACTCCATCGGCAGTTCCTGGATGACTTCCTTGACGAAGCCGTTGACGATCAGAGCGATCGCCGCCTCTTCCGGGATGCCGCGCTGCAGGCAGTAGAAAAGCTGGTCCTCGGAAATCTTCGACGTCGTCGCCTCGTGCTCGAACTGCGCCGTCGAATTCTTCGCCTCGATATAGGGGACCGTGTGCGCACCGCATCTGTCGCCGATCAGCAGCGAGTCGCATTGGGTGAAGTTGCGGGCGTTCTCAGCCTTGCGATGCGCCGAAACCTGACCGCGATAGGTGTTTTCCGAAACACCCGCCGCGATGCCCTTGGAGATGATGCGGCTCGACGTATTCTTGCCGAGGTGAATCATCTTGGTGCCCGAGTCGATCTGCTGGTGACCGTTGGATACCGCGATCGAGTAGAACTCGCCGCGCGAACCGTCGCCGCGCAGGATGCAGGACGGGTATTTCCAGGTGATCGCCGATCCGGTCTCGACCTGGGTCCAGGAGATCTTCGAGTTCCTGCCGCGGCAATCGCCGCGCTTGGTCACGAAATTATAGATGCCGCCCTTGCCCTGCTTGTCGCCCGGATACCAGTTCTGCACCGTCGAATACTTGATTTCGGCATCGTCGAGCGCAATCAGTTCGACCACAGCCGCGTGAAGCTGGTTCTCGTCGCGTTGCGGTGCCGTGCAGCCCTCGAGATAAGAGACATAGGCGCCTTCATCGGCGATGATGAGCGTACGCTCGAACTGGCCGGTGTTCTTCTCGTTGATGCGGAAATAGGTCGAAAGCTCCATCGGGCACCGAACGCCCTTCGGCACATAGACGAAGGAACCGTCGGTGAAGACAGCGGAATTCAGCGTCGCATAGAAGTTGTCCGACTGCGGCACGACCGTACCGAGATACTTCCGCACGAGATCCGGATGCTCCCGCATCGCCTCCGAGATCGACATGAAGATGACGCCCGCCTTCTTCAGCTCTTCCTTGAAGGTGGTGACAACGGAGACGGAATCGAACACCGCATCGACGGCTATCTTCGACTTCTCGACGCCGGCGAGGATCTCCTGTTCCTTCAGCGGAATGCCGAGCTTCTCATAGACCTTGAGCAGCTCCGGATCGACCTCGTCGAGCGACTTCGGCCCCGCTGTGCCTTTCGGCGCCGCGTAATAGTGGATGTCGTTGAAGTCGATCTTCGGATAGCGGACGCGTGCCCAGGTCGGCTCCTCCATGGTCTGCCAGCGGCGATAAGCCTCGAGGCGCCATTCGAGCATCCACTCCGGTTCGTTCTTCTTGGACGAGATCAGGCGGATGATATCCTCGGACAGCCCCTTCGGAGCCTTGTCCATCTCGATCGTCGTCTCGAAGCCGTATTTATACTG
Encoded here:
- a CDS encoding cysteine desulfurase, with the translated sequence MEHPAPPVAAYDVEAVRKDFPILSRTVYGKPLVYLDNGASAQKPQLVIDAVAQAYSNEYANVHRGLHFLSNAATEAYEQAREKVRRFLNAPSVDNIIFTKSSTEAINTVAYGYGMPKLGDGDEIVISIMEHHSNIVPWHFIRERQGAKLVWAPVDEDGAFHIEDFVKCLTERTKLIAITHMSNALGTVVPVKEICRIARERGIPVLVDGSQGAVHMPVDVQDIDCDWYVMTGHKLYGPSGIGVLYGKTDRLKEMRPFMGGGEMIEEVTEDRVTYNDPPHRFEAGTPPIVQAIGLGYALDYMEKIGREAIRAHEADLTAYARECLSSINSLKVFGDAPGKGSIFSFEIAGIHAHDVSMVIDRAGIAVRAGTHCAQPLLKRFGVTSTCRASFGLYNTRAEVDALADALEHARKFFA
- the sufD gene encoding Fe-S cluster assembly protein SufD codes for the protein MNMQQAIKMTAAETALVDAYTAQIGDLPGDGAVLSLRDTLVHELKTAGLPTRRVEAWHYTDLRTLLRAVPAADPTAFAERVEPVVPGSSVLSVRNGQADIKSVPEQLTVRSYTESLLDGSAAAGLSVLGSDDAIGRINGGLVRGGLEITVDAGAEIEAPIEIQVAQSHGQAHTRFPVSFGAGAKATVIERHLSTNAEASFVSSVSDVTLAEGADVIWIILQQQGPADTHLGQIRFDLGKDAKLHLFVINAGGKLVRQELHGRASGERADLTLRGINLLGGDSHTDLTFTLSHNVPHTTSSEIIRNVVFDRAKGVFQGKILVAQDAQKTDAKMSCNTLLLSDDADFSAKPELEIFADDVQCGHGATVIDIDHTQLFYMLARGIPENKARAMLVNAFVAEIVEELEDDAALVESLEGVISAWLEKHA
- the sufC gene encoding Fe-S cluster assembly ATPase SufC produces the protein MLEIKNLHARIAEDGTEIIRGLNLTVKAGEVAAIMGPNGSGKSTLSYILSGREDYEVTEGDILYNGESILELDAAERAAKGIFLAFQYPVEIPGVATMQFLKVAMNEQRKYRGEDELTTPEFMRRVKEAAVELKIAPEMLRRPLNVGFSGGEKKRAEILQMALLEPKLCVLDETDSGLDIDALKIVADGVNALRSPDRAVVVITHYQRLLNYIVPDTVHVLYKGQVIKSGDKTLAHELEANGYADIIEAAA
- the sufB gene encoding Fe-S cluster assembly protein SufB, translating into MPAVQETIDQVRQIDVDQYKYGFETTIEMDKAPKGLSEDIIRLISSKKNEPEWMLEWRLEAYRRWQTMEEPTWARVRYPKIDFNDIHYYAAPKGTAGPKSLDEVDPELLKVYEKLGIPLKEQEILAGVEKSKIAVDAVFDSVSVVTTFKEELKKAGVIFMSISEAMREHPDLVRKYLGTVVPQSDNFYATLNSAVFTDGSFVYVPKGVRCPMELSTYFRINEKNTGQFERTLIIADEGAYVSYLEGCTAPQRDENQLHAAVVELIALDDAEIKYSTVQNWYPGDKQGKGGIYNFVTKRGDCRGRNSKISWTQVETGSAITWKYPSCILRGDGSRGEFYSIAVSNGHQQIDSGTKMIHLGKNTSSRIISKGIAAGVSENTYRGQVSAHRKAENARNFTQCDSLLIGDRCGAHTVPYIEAKNSTAQFEHEATTSKISEDQLFYCLQRGIPEEAAIALIVNGFVKEVIQELPMEFAVEAQKLIGISLEGSVG